A stretch of DNA from Cellulomonas sp. WB94:
CTGCGCGTCGAGCCCCGCGCGGTCCGCGACGAGCGCGAGCCGCGGGCGCAGGACGTCAGCCGGCCGGGCCTGGCGGAACGGGTCGGCGACCTGGCTGAGCAGCGGCCACAGGTCGTAGGCGGGGTCGCCGTGCGTCGGCTTCGGGTCGATGACGACCCATCGGCCGTCGGTTGCGCGCAGGAGGTTCCCGGGGTTGAGGTCACCGTGCAGGACGACGTCGCGGTCGGCCGACGCCGGCAGGTCGCGCAGGGACGTGATGGCCAGTCCGAGCAGGCCGGGGTCGAGGTCCAGGTCGCCCTCGACGGCCGCGCGCGAGGCGCGGTCGGCCAGGAGGTCGGACCAGCCTCGGCACACCTCGAGCACCGACGGCAGCGCCGCCTGGAGGTCGATCGCGGCCAGGTCCGGGCCCGCCGGCGTGCTGCACAGGTCCCGGTGGACGTCGGCACCGGCGGCCAGGCGCTCCTCGGCGGGCGCATCCCACTCCGTCATCGGTGTGCCCGGCCGCACGTGCTCGAGCAGGAGCGCCCAGTCCTCGGGGGCGTCGTCGAGGAGGCGTGCGGCGCCCCGGCCGTCCCACGCGCGCAGCGCAACTGCCTCGTGCCGTGCCT
This window harbors:
- a CDS encoding aminoglycoside phosphotransferase family protein, translating into MRPVELDIPAVLLGGIGRTDGGSAWIDRLPELVERAMVRWGLELGEPFRTGYASWCAPTTTLGSQDAVLKIVFPHDEARHEAVALRAWDGRGAARLLDDAPEDWALLLEHVRPGTPMTEWDAPAEERLAAGADVHRDLCSTPAGPDLAAIDLQAALPSVLEVCRGWSDLLADRASRAAVEGDLDLDPGLLGLAITSLRDLPASADRDVVLHGDLNPGNLLRATDGRWVVIDPKPTHGDPAYDLWPLLSQVADPFRQARPADVLRPRLALVADRAGLDAQRIAAWSVARACEQALWTWSELGDLALADRQLQRAAVWASLVG